The following DNA comes from Methanobrevibacter ruminantium.
TAAATAAAAGAAATTAAAAAGAAATTAAAAGAAAAAATAAAAATTAATTAAATATAATTTAATTAATTAATATCGTATTTTTGCAAGAGTAAAAGCTCTTCGGTAGATAATTTCTTACCGTTTTTGAATTTATCAAAGATACTTTCAGCTCTTTCTTTTTCTTCACGATTTTTCTTATTGTTAGAAGAACCACCAGATTTATCAGATCTGCGTTTTCTGTTTTTGTTGCTTCCTAACTTTTTATTGATAACATGAATTTCACTTAAAATCATTTTAAATTCTTCATGTTTTGCAGAAGCATTCTTTCTTGCTTGGATGAATAACTTATGTGCTTCATCAGCAGCAGTTCTGATTTCATCAGTTTTTCTGAAGTAAGAAAGCATTTGTTCGTGAGCTTCTTGTGCTTGTTCTGAAAGTTCAACTACTTTAGCGTGGTATTCTTCAGATTTCTTCTTGAGTTCAGCAGCTTCTTCTTTGACTTTATCGTCTTCTTTGATTTCTGCAAGTTCTTTTCTTAAATCATTTGCATTTTTAACAAGTTGATTTTCCTTTTTGATGTCTAAAACTCTGGTTTCGATAATTTTATCAATCTTTTTGATTTCAGCTTCAATCCTGATTTTATCTTTTTTACCAGAAGACCATTCAAGACTTTTAATTTCATCATTGACTTTATTACGTGCATTCTTGTTTTCTTCAACTTGCTTGTTGATTTCATTACGTTGATCTCTGAACTCAATAGCTTTAGCTAAGTTTTCTTTTAATTCAGAATTTAATTCATCACGTATTTTACGTTGTTCTTTAGCTTCCCTGTTAAATGCTTCTCTTTCATCTGCAACTTTAGCAATACGTTCTTCTCTTTCATCTTTTTGAACTCTTACACCTTCAATGGTGTCAGCTAAATCAAAATCAGGTTCTGGAAGAGCGTTTTTCTTTTTGGATTTTTTAGGTTTTGCCTCTTTAACAGGTTTTTCTTCAGCCACTTCTTCTTCAGCTTCAGGAGCCTCTTCCTCAGCAGCTTCCTCTTCAGCTTCTTCCTCATCTTCAGCAACTTCTTCTTCCACTACTTCTTCTTCAGCCTCTTCAGCTTCTTCCTCAGCAGTTTCTTCTTCAGCCACTTCTTCTTCAGCTTCTTCAACAACTTCTTCTGTTTCTTCGATTTCTTCAACTACTTCTTCAGTTGCATCTGCAACTTGTTCTTCTTGGTTTTCAACAACTACATCAGTAGTTTCAACTACTTCAGTTTCTACAGCAACTTCTTTATCCACGTCAGCATCTCCTTCAGTGTTTTCAGAGTTTAAATTAATGATGACATTTAAAACGTCAGTTAAATCACGGGTTTCTACAATAATATCCGCGTTTTCTTTTAAAGCAGGTTTTGCATTAAAAGCAATTCCGTATTTAGCAGATTCAATCATAGAGATATCATTTGCTCCATCACCAACAGCAACACATTCATCTAATGTGTAACCTTTTTCTTCTATGAGTTTGGATAGAACATCTAATTTTGAACCAGATACTAATGGTCCAGTGACTTCACCAGTTAAGACCCCGTCTTCTTCAACTAATGAATTTGTGAATATGTTATCCACATCAAGTTTTCCCTTAATAGTATCGGCGATTATATCAAAACTACCGCTAATAATAGCTACTTCAAAACCATTTTCCTTTAAAGTAGAGACGGTTTCTTTAGCTCCTTTCATTAGAGGCATTTCATTAGCTAATGTCCTAATATCGTCAGTAGCAACTCCTTTGAGAAGCCCTACTCTTTTCTTAATGGATGTTTCGAAGTCAATATCACCTTGCATAGCCTGCTCAGTGATTGCTGCAATTTGATCT
Coding sequences within:
- the serB gene encoding phosphoserine phosphatase SerB; this encodes MIKLVVFDLDNVIIDGEGIDEIGKLINIEDQIAAITEQAMQGDIDFETSIKKRVGLLKGVATDDIRTLANEMPLMKGAKETVSTLKENGFEVAIISGSFDIIADTIKGKLDVDNIFTNSLVEEDGVLTGEVTGPLVSGSKLDVLSKLIEEKGYTLDECVAVGDGANDISMIESAKYGIAFNAKPALKENADIIVETRDLTDVLNVIINLNSENTEGDADVDKEVAVETEVVETTDVVVENQEEQVADATEEVVEEIEETEEVVEEAEEEVAEEETAEEEAEEAEEEVVEEEVAEDEEEAEEEAAEEEAPEAEEEVAEEKPVKEAKPKKSKKKNALPEPDFDLADTIEGVRVQKDEREERIAKVADEREAFNREAKEQRKIRDELNSELKENLAKAIEFRDQRNEINKQVEENKNARNKVNDEIKSLEWSSGKKDKIRIEAEIKKIDKIIETRVLDIKKENQLVKNANDLRKELAEIKEDDKVKEEAAELKKKSEEYHAKVVELSEQAQEAHEQMLSYFRKTDEIRTAADEAHKLFIQARKNASAKHEEFKMILSEIHVINKKLGSNKNRKRRSDKSGGSSNNKKNREEKERAESIFDKFKNGKKLSTEELLLLQKYDIN